A window of the Cystobacter fuscus genome harbors these coding sequences:
- a CDS encoding OmpA family protein — MRRLFATALLLLGSSCVSGNKVRADSEVIQASVERARRSGAMRCAPVELAVAEANLDFARGELGQGASYRASEHIRTAEAAIKRALDLSKDCAPPRVVYGKDQPQAQEQTPADTTSPTRPQQQVVVQIEEKDSDGDGVPDKDDPCADRAEDFDGFEDADGCPEPDNDGDGVLDGNDKCPLTPGPLSNQGCPQEAATDSDADGIPDDLDKCPLQPEDKDGHEDSDGCPDLDNDNDGLLDSADKCPDAAGPIQSLGCPRTDKDGDGIEDAQDKCPDEPEDKDGFQDEDGCPDLDNDNDSIPDAIDRCPLAAGPLEGGGCPDADKDGDGTMDRTDLCPDQPGPQEMRGCPDPDKDGDGIVDRLDICPDKPGPHETRGCPDADKDNDGIIDRLDVCPDQAGTQELRGCPDPDRDQDGIPDRIDVCADDPGVKEERGCPKKYKMVVVKRDKIEIKKQIKFASGSAKIIGKESFTILDDVAQVLRDMPTIKKIRIEGHTDSVGKPVNNMKLSQSRADAVMAQLLKRGIDPGRMQAVGYGMEKPLASNLTAKGRAENRRTEFNIADQ; from the coding sequence ATGCGACGTCTCTTCGCCACCGCGCTGCTGCTGCTCGGCTCCTCCTGTGTGAGCGGGAACAAGGTCCGCGCGGATTCCGAAGTCATCCAGGCCAGCGTCGAGCGCGCCCGCCGCAGCGGCGCCATGCGCTGTGCCCCCGTGGAGCTGGCCGTCGCCGAGGCCAACCTCGACTTCGCCCGCGGCGAGCTCGGCCAGGGCGCCAGCTACCGCGCCTCCGAGCACATCCGCACCGCCGAGGCCGCCATCAAGCGCGCGCTCGATCTCTCCAAGGACTGCGCGCCCCCACGGGTCGTCTACGGCAAGGACCAGCCGCAGGCCCAGGAGCAGACGCCCGCGGACACCACCTCCCCCACCCGGCCCCAGCAGCAGGTGGTGGTGCAGATCGAGGAGAAGGACAGCGACGGCGACGGCGTGCCCGACAAGGACGACCCCTGCGCCGACCGTGCCGAGGACTTCGACGGCTTCGAGGACGCGGACGGCTGCCCCGAGCCGGACAACGACGGCGACGGCGTGCTGGACGGCAACGACAAGTGCCCGCTGACGCCCGGCCCCCTGTCCAACCAGGGCTGCCCGCAGGAGGCGGCCACGGACAGTGACGCCGACGGCATCCCCGACGACCTGGACAAGTGCCCGCTGCAGCCCGAGGACAAGGACGGCCACGAGGACTCCGATGGCTGCCCGGATCTCGACAACGACAATGACGGGCTGCTCGACAGCGCGGACAAGTGCCCCGACGCCGCCGGACCCATCCAGAGCCTGGGCTGCCCCCGCACCGACAAGGACGGCGACGGCATCGAGGACGCGCAGGACAAGTGCCCGGACGAGCCCGAGGACAAGGACGGCTTCCAGGACGAGGACGGCTGCCCGGATCTCGACAACGACAACGACAGCATCCCGGATGCCATCGATCGCTGCCCGCTCGCGGCCGGCCCGCTGGAGGGAGGCGGTTGCCCCGACGCGGACAAGGACGGCGACGGCACCATGGATCGCACCGACCTGTGCCCGGACCAGCCCGGTCCCCAGGAGATGCGCGGCTGCCCGGATCCGGACAAGGACGGCGATGGAATCGTCGACCGGCTCGACATCTGCCCCGATAAGCCCGGCCCCCACGAGACGCGCGGCTGCCCCGACGCGGACAAGGACAACGACGGCATCATCGACCGGCTGGACGTGTGCCCGGATCAGGCCGGCACCCAGGAGCTGCGCGGCTGCCCGGATCCCGATCGCGACCAGGACGGCATCCCCGACCGCATCGACGTGTGCGCGGACGACCCCGGCGTGAAGGAGGAGCGCGGCTGCCCCAAGAAGTACAAGATGGTGGTCGTCAAGCGGGACAAGATCGAGATCAAGAAGCAGATCAAGTTCGCCTCCGGCTCGGCGAAGATCATCGGCAAGGAGAGCTTCACCATCCTCGATGACGTGGCGCAGGTGCTGCGTGACATGCCCACCATCAAGAAGATCCGCATCGAGGGCCACACGGACTCGGTGGGCAAGCCCGTCAACAACATGAAGCTGTCGCAGTCCCGCGCGGACGCGGTGATGGCGCAGTTGCTCAAGCGCGGCATCGATCCGGGCCGCATGCAGGCCGTGGGCTACGGAATGGAGAAGCCCCTCGCCTCCAACCTCACGGCCAAGGGCCGCGCGGAGAACCGCCGCACCGAGTTCAACATCGCCGATCAGTAG